The Desulfobotulus pelophilus DNA segment CACCCTTCCACACGGCCAAGACTTACCAGCATGATAAAAGCACTGGATATCAAAAGCTTATCCGCAAGAGGGTCCATAATTTTACCAAACTGGGAAATCAGACCCATGCGGCGGGCCATGAAACCATCCAGAAAATCCGTTATGGATGCCAGGGAAAAAACCAGAGCGGCAAAAAAAGCTGCCCATTTGCTGGGACTGAGCAGGATAACCACAAGAAGAGGAACAGATGCCACCCTGTATAACGTAAGGGCATTGGGATGGAGAACCTTTTCCACCCAGGGTTTACCTTCCAGTGTCATGTGAAAAAACCTTTAATTGTTGTGTCGTTGGCCCAGCGGGCATTTCTTTCACAGCCCATGCAGACTTGACTTCTGCATCACTTGGTTACACAATCGCATGTCTCTTTGCAACAGTCCTGATAAAGTTTTGCCTGATTACACCCGGAAACATAAGAAAAAGGACTCCGCAAATCGCTTCTTTCCGCATCAGCCCCCCCAGAACCAGGAGTATCCATGAATCAGGAAGAAATCATTTCTCTGCAAACCCGCATAGCTTATCAGGAAAAACTGCTGCAGGAACTCAGTGATGTGATCTTTGAACAGCAGAAGGAAATAGACCGGATTCAGCACCTGTACAAAATGCTGGACCACCGCCTGCAGTCTCTGGCGGAGAATGCCAGCCAGAATCCGGCCAGTGAAAAACCACCCCATTATTAAAGCACCACGCTCATATAATGGAATACCACCTGCGAAACCCGGTTTTTAAAATTTCCATACAGGAATTCTGCACACTCTGTTACAAATTGTAACAGACTCCACACAGACACAACCTTGCCCAATCCCTATATATACCGCAGATCAGCCGGGCATGGTATAAAAAACGGCCACCCTGAAGAGCAAGGATGGAAACATTTTCAGCAAAAGGGGAAACGCTTCCCATCCTTTCTTCGTATAAACCAACAACCGGGTTCATACTGCCAACACCCTCTTCTCCTGAACACGGAACCCCGGCATAACGACAGCCCAATACCCTTGACAGGTATTTTTCACCGTAACCCTTCAAGAAAGAGCAAACCTTGTCCATGCACAGAATCCCTTCTTTTTCTGCCAGAAAACCCGGCCGGTTGCATACAGCAAGGTCTCAGAACCTCCTCCGCAGAAGGGCTTTCTCTCCTATGCAACCCAGCCCTGATTCCCAAAACAGTAACTTCTTTACGGCTGTTTTTTGGATACTGCCTGTGCTGACCATCCTTTTTCTCACAACTTCTCTGCACGCGGACTCAGGCAAGCGTGCCTCCTTTACCCTTGATGAGCTCAATGCCATGGCTGTCCGGGAAGCCGATCGCATCCATATGGCAAGGGAATCCGTAAACATGGCAAAGGCCGTACAGGATCAGGCCAGATCCGCCATTCGTCCCCATATAGAAGCCTTTGGTTCTCACAGTTATTATCCGGACCCCGGCCATACGGATCCGGACCGCCTGAATACCTTCGGGCTGCGCCTCGGACAGAGCATCACCCTGAACGGAAAAGAATGGACGGCTCTGCAGATGAGCCGAAAAGCCATGGATCAGTCCGGCCGGGATCTTCAGACCATTACCACTGCCTATCTTCTGGAAGTAGGCAGCCGTTTTTATCAAATGATCCGCGCGGAAGAAGATATCCGCATTGAAGAAGCAGAAATCATCCGGCTTACACGGCATCTGGATGAAGTCCGTGCAAGGCTCCGCCTCAGCGATGCCACAAGGCCGGATCTGCTGCGCACCCAGGCCGCCCTTTCCGGAGCAAAAAGCCGCCACAGTGCGGCACGGGAAGTTCTTGCGGATCAGCGATCCATACTGATGGCCCTTGTCAATCTTCCAGCGGACTTCTCCCTCCTGCCTCCTCCGGCTGTTCAGGCATCACGGCCGGAGGAAAGCCTTGCGGATCTCATTCAGGAAGCGCTGGATACAAGGCCGGAAATGC contains these protein-coding regions:
- the pgsA gene encoding CDP-diacylglycerol--glycerol-3-phosphate 3-phosphatidyltransferase, with amino-acid sequence MTLEGKPWVEKVLHPNALTLYRVASVPLLVVILLSPSKWAAFFAALVFSLASITDFLDGFMARRMGLISQFGKIMDPLADKLLISSAFIMLVSLGRVEGWIVCLIIGRELAITGLRSILASSGADVAATNVAKWKTGFQIGAIIPLLLHYPYFGLDFHMVGTWVLWVALALTIWSGVDYGLRARRQLA
- a CDS encoding SlyX family protein, translated to MNQEEIISLQTRIAYQEKLLQELSDVIFEQQKEIDRIQHLYKMLDHRLQSLAENASQNPASEKPPHY
- a CDS encoding TolC family protein, whose protein sequence is MQPSPDSQNSNFFTAVFWILPVLTILFLTTSLHADSGKRASFTLDELNAMAVREADRIHMARESVNMAKAVQDQARSAIRPHIEAFGSHSYYPDPGHTDPDRLNTFGLRLGQSITLNGKEWTALQMSRKAMDQSGRDLQTITTAYLLEVGSRFYQMIRAEEDIRIEEAEIIRLTRHLDEVRARLRLSDATRPDLLRTQAALSGAKSRHSAAREVLADQRSILMALVNLPADFSLLPPPAVQASRPEESLADLIQEALDTRPEMQSLKLSWEMAEDKIIIEKGGLWPTLSWSARYQDTRPSPSEHSDTNSLSVGLELAVPLYTGGLIPARIREAEAEKRLASFQYNQTVRDITLEVRRAYHSLEKALGSLQALEDQLLFATENYQAVSRQFEVGLANIVDLMDANTLMLTAQSSLIATRLETHLARLSLDHATGRLNQWAPAPEPGFIRHTN